GCTCACCCGCACCGAGGACATGCGCACCGTCCCGATCGGCATCCAGCTGCTCATGGGCCAGCACTCGTACGAATGGAACGAGATGATGGCGATGAGCATTCTGGGATGCATTCCCGTCCTCATTCTCTTCCTGTTCTTCCAGCGGTACTTCATCGGTGGGATGACGGCAGGCGCCGTGAAGGTCTGACCGGGGCTCCCGGCAGCACGACGCAGCACACGCAGCACGACCACGACACGACAAGGAGTCACCCCATGTTGATGAACGGCGCGGACCTGCTGGCCGTCGCGAACGAGCACAGCTTCGCGGTGCCGGCGTTCAACATCAGCGACTACGCCATGTTCAACGGGATCGTCGCGATCTCCGAGGAGCGTCGCGCCCCGCTGATGGTCGCGATCCACCCGGACGAGGTCAGCCACCTCGGGCACGACGTCATGCCGGCGCTGATCCAGCGCGCGCACAAGGCGTCGGTGCCGGTGGCGATCCACTGGGACCACGGCGGCAGCTACGAGCAGGTGCTGACGGCGATCCAGATCGGCTTCACGTCCGTGATGATCGACGGCTCGATGCTCCCGTACGAGGAGAACGTCGCGATCACGGCCCGTGTCGTCGAGGCCGCGCACGCGGTGGGGCTGTCGGTCGAGGGCGAGCTGGGCACCATCGGCAAGCTCGACGAGCAGGCCGAGGCGGGCGTGGCGGTGTCGAACATCATCCACACCGACCCGGAGCAGGCCGTCGACTTCGTGCAGCGCACCGGCGTCGACAGCCTGGCCGTCGCGATCGGCACGGCGCACGGCCTGTACCCGAAGGGCCTGAAGCCCGAGCTCCGGCTCGACCTGCTGACCGAGATCAAGGCGCGCCTGCCGATCCCGCTGGTGCTGCACGGCGGCTCGGGCAACCCGGACGACGAGATCGGCCGGGCCGTGAAGCTCGGCGTGAACAAGATCAACATCTCCTCGGACATCAAGGTCGCGTACCACGACCGGATGCGGGAGGTGCTGGCCGACCTCACGCTGCGCGAGCCGAACACGATCCAGCCGCCGGCGATCGAGGCGATGAACGTGGTCGCCGCGCAGAAGATCGAGCTGTTCGACGCGGCGGGCAAGGCCGACCTGTACTGAGACCGCGCCCCGCCCGGCGGGGCACCGACCCGGCCGCCGCCGGCCTGCCCCCCGGCCGGCGGCGGCCGCACCACCCCGCACCACCGCACGACGAGCACCGCACGACCACGGCGAGGAGGCCGGCACCGCCCATGAGCACGCGCTACGTCCTGGGACTCGGCGGGACCGTCGACTACGAGATCGACTGGGACCCGGGCACCCTCGAGCGGCTGGCCGCGCAGTGGGGGCTGCGCGCGGACGAGCTGGACGCCCGCACCCCGGTGCTCAGCGAGCGGGACCTGCTGCGCTCGCTGCTCGGCTTCGTCCGGGACGGGGTGGGCGGCGAGCGGTTCGTGGCGTCGTCCGAGATCGTCGAGGCGTTCGCCCGGCGGTTCCCGCTGCGGGTGACGCTGGGCGGGACGTGCGTGCGCGCGGCGATCGCCATGGACCGGGTGCGCGGCCTGCCGGCCCTGGTGCACCTGGTGAGCATCGACGACGACGTGCGGCGGCTGCTGCCCGCGAGCACCACCTACCTGTGCTCGGCCGACCGCGACACCACGGACCCGCACCTCATCGTGCAGTACCCGGCGGGGTCCGCCGTGCGGGTCGCCGGCGTCGAGGTGGTCGCGTCGCGCCCGAACCGCCTGATCTACGTCAACGACCCGCCGAACCGCGAGCTGGTGCTGCACCCGGCGCTGGGCGACGCGTGCGCGACCGCCGACGTGGTGCTGGTCTCCGGGTTCAACGTCATCCAGGAGCGCGAGACGCTGGACGCGCGGCTCGCGACCCTCGCGGCGGACCTGGACCGGGTGCCGCCCGGCGGGTTCGTGTACTTCGAGGACGCCGGCTACCACCTGCCCGCGCTGCGGGGGCCGGTGCGGGACGTCCTCGCCCCGCGGGTCGACGTCTGGGCGGTGAACGAGGACGAGCTCCAGGAGTGGACCGGCCGCGCCGTCGACCTGCTGGACGCCGCCGACGTCGCGAAGGCCCTCGGGGAGCTGCACGCGGCCGTCCCCGCCCGCACGCTGGTGGTCCACACCCAGCACTGGGCGCTCGCCGCCGGTGCGGGGGCGTCCGGGCTGCGGGCGGCGCTGCGCGGCGGCATCGACATGGCGAGCACGCGCTACGTGCACGGCGACTCCTTCACGCCGGACGACTACGCGGCGACGGCCGCGCGCACGCCCGGTGCCGCGGGGACGCGGTTCGCGGGGGAGGTCGAGGCGCTCGCGGCCGACGTCGCCTGCGAGCCCGCGTACGTGCTGGACGTGCCGCGGCCGACCACGATCGGGCTGGGGGACACCTTCGTGGGCGGGTTCCTGGCCGCCCTGGCGACCGCGTGACCGCCCGCGGGGCCGGGGAGCTGCTGGCCGAGGGCCTGGTCGCGCTCCCCGAGGCCGTCGCCCAGGTGCTCGACGTGGTGCAGGCGGGCGGGGAGCGGCTGCTGGTGGTTCGCCTGGCCGGCGGGCTGTCGTTCGACGTGCGGCCCGACCGCGGCCTCGACCTCGGTCCCGTGTGGTGGGGGGACGTGCCGCTCGCGTGGCGGTCGCCGCACCGCGCCGACCCCGGCCCGGGCGCCGGGTGGGAGGAGCGGTTCCTCGGCGGGCTCGTGGTGACGTGCGGGCCGGAGAACATCGGACCGCCCACGGCGACGGCCGGGCAGCACGGGAGCCACCACCTCACGCCCGCCACGGAGGTCCGGTGGTGGCGCGAGGTGACGCCGTCCGGGGTCGCCGTGCACGTCCGCGGGGCCGTGGGGTTCTCGACGCTGTACGGCACGCGCCTCGTCGTCGAGCGCGAGATCGTCGCCACCACCGGCCGGCCGCGCGTCGAGGTCCGCGACGTGGTGCGCAACGACGGGGACGTCCCCGTCGGCGTGCCGCTGCTCTACCACGTCAACCTCGGCGCGCCGCTGCTGGTGCCCGGCGGCCGGCTGCGCGTGGAGGCCGGCCGGACGCGCCTGCGCGAGCCGCTGCCGCCGGGGCGCGCGGCCCTGACGATGCCGGAGCCGTCGCCCGGCGCCGCCGCGGTCGTGGCGGAGCACCGGGACCTGGCGGTCACGGACGGACGCGCGCGGGCGGTCCTCACCGGCGGTGCCGCCGAGGTGGCCGTCGACTGGACGGCCGCGACCCTGCCGCGGCTGTGCACGTGGGCGTGGCCCGCCCGCGGCGCGTGGGTGCTCGGCGTCGAGCCGGCGAACGCGCCGCTGTTCGGGCCGGAGCGCGACGGCCCGCACGCCGGTGCGCCGCTGCTCGGCCCGGGGAAGTCGTGGCGGACGGGCGTCGTCGTCGAGGTCCTGCCTCCGGGTGCCGGGCCTGCCGCGGCGCCGGGCCGTGCCGCGCCGGCCGCCGGCGCCCACCCCGCTCCCCGCCCCGACCCGCGCCCCGATCCCCGGCCCGGTCCCCGCCCCGAGGAGCAGCCGTGACCCGCCCCGTCCCCCTGCCCGCCCACCAGCCGGCCGACCGCTTCTACGCCGGCGGCGCCCGCATCGCGGCGTTCCGCGGGCCCGGCGGCGACCCGGCGCCGGGCGACCACGTGCCGGAGGACTGGGTGGGGTCGACCACGACGCTGTTCGGCGAGCCCGAGCTCGGCCGCACGCGGCTGCCCGACGGCCGGCTGCTCGCCGAGGCCGTCGCCGCGGACCCGGCCGCCTGGCTCGGGCCCGAGCACGTCGCGCGGTACGGCGCCGACGTCGGGCTGCTGGTCAAGCTGCTCGACGCGGGCGAGCGGCTGCCGGTGCACGCCCACCCCGACGTCGCGTTCGCGGCACGGCACCTCGGCCTCGCGCACGGCAAGACGGAGGCGTGGGTGGCGCTCACCGCCGCGCCGGTGCACCTCGGGTTCCGGCGCGACGTGGGTGCCGCCGAGCTGCGGGAGTGGGTGGACCGCCAGGACACCGCCGGGATGCTCGACGCGATGCACGTGCTGGACCTGGAGCCGGGCGACGCCGTGCTGGTGCCCGCGGGGGTTCCGCACGCGATCGGCGCGGGAGCGTTCGTCGTCGAGCTGCAGGAGCCCACCGACCTGTCGGTCCTCGTCGAGTGGGACGGGTACGCGATCGACGGCGCGACCGCCGGGCACCTGGGCCTCGGGTTCGACGTGGCGCTCGCGGCGGTCGACCGCCGTGGCCGGACGGCCGCCGAGGTCGCCGCCCTGCGCGGGGCCCGGGCCGGCGACGAGGGTGACCTGCTGCCGGACGCCGCCCCGTTCTTCCGCGTCGAGCGGCTGCGCGGCGGGGGTGCGTGGGACGCCGGGTTCGCCGTCGCCGTGGTGGTCGCGGGCAGCGGCGCGCTGGTCGCGGCCGACGGCGCCCGCACCCCGGTGTCGGCGGGCTCGACGGTGCTCGTCCCGTGGTCGGCCGGGCCGCTGCGCGTCGAGCCGGGCGCCGTCGCCGCGCTCGAGGTCCTGCGCTGCCGCCCGCCGGCCGCCGACGCCGGTCAGCCCGCGAACAGGTCCTGACCGACGAACGGGCTCGACGCCGTCGTGACCGGGGTGCCGTCCGACCCCGTGACGAGCGACCCGTCCGGCAGCCCGGGCGGCACCGCGTACAGCCCCGACGCGGTGTGCTGCAGGTACTCCATCAGCCCGTCGTCGCGCGACAGCCGGTTCTGCATCGGGATGTAGTGGGTGCGCGGGTCCGTGACGAACGCCAGGAAGAACAGCCCCGCGTCCAGCCGGCCCAGCGAGTCGTTGCCGTCCGTGAAGTTGTAGCCGCGCCGCAGCATCCGCACCCCCGCGTTCTGCGTCGGGTGCGCCAGGAACACGTGGCTGTCCACCGGGATGAGCGGCCGGCCCTCGCGGCCGGTGACCGCGAAGTCCGGCTCGGTGAACTCGGTGCCGCCGGACAGCGGCGCGCCCTCGCCCTTGGTGCGGCCCACGACGGCCTCCTGCTCGCGCAGCGACGTGCGGTCCCAGGTCTCGATGGTCATCCGGATGCGACGCGCCACCAGGTAGCTGCCGCCGGTCATCCACGCCGTCGCGGGGGTGGTCGCGCTCGCGGGCACCCAGACGTGCGCCTCGACGTCGGACTCCTCCTCGGACTTGAGGTTGGCGGTGCCGTCCTTGAACCCGAACAGGTTGCGGGGGGTGGCCTGCGCCGACGAGGTGGACGACGTGCGGCCGTAGCCGAGCTGCGTCCAGCGGATGGTGGCGGCGCCGAACGCCGCGCGGGACAGGTTGCGGATGGCGTGCACCGCCACCTGCGGGTCGTCCGCGCAGGCCTGCACCACCAGGTCGCCGTCGGAGCGCGCCGGGTCGAGCCGGTCGCCCGGGAAGTGCGGCAGCTCGACCAGCGCGTCCGGCAGGTGCG
This is a stretch of genomic DNA from Cellulomonas sp. ES6. It encodes these proteins:
- a CDS encoding ketose-bisphosphate aldolase, which translates into the protein MLMNGADLLAVANEHSFAVPAFNISDYAMFNGIVAISEERRAPLMVAIHPDEVSHLGHDVMPALIQRAHKASVPVAIHWDHGGSYEQVLTAIQIGFTSVMIDGSMLPYEENVAITARVVEAAHAVGLSVEGELGTIGKLDEQAEAGVAVSNIIHTDPEQAVDFVQRTGVDSLAVAIGTAHGLYPKGLKPELRLDLLTEIKARLPIPLVLHGGSGNPDDEIGRAVKLGVNKINISSDIKVAYHDRMREVLADLTLREPNTIQPPAIEAMNVVAAQKIELFDAAGKADLY
- a CDS encoding ADP-dependent glucokinase/phosphofructokinase, translated to MSTRYVLGLGGTVDYEIDWDPGTLERLAAQWGLRADELDARTPVLSERDLLRSLLGFVRDGVGGERFVASSEIVEAFARRFPLRVTLGGTCVRAAIAMDRVRGLPALVHLVSIDDDVRRLLPASTTYLCSADRDTTDPHLIVQYPAGSAVRVAGVEVVASRPNRLIYVNDPPNRELVLHPALGDACATADVVLVSGFNVIQERETLDARLATLAADLDRVPPGGFVYFEDAGYHLPALRGPVRDVLAPRVDVWAVNEDELQEWTGRAVDLLDAADVAKALGELHAAVPARTLVVHTQHWALAAGAGASGLRAALRGGIDMASTRYVHGDSFTPDDYAATAARTPGAAGTRFAGEVEALAADVACEPAYVLDVPRPTTIGLGDTFVGGFLAALATA
- a CDS encoding DUF4432 family protein, with the protein product MTARGAGELLAEGLVALPEAVAQVLDVVQAGGERLLVVRLAGGLSFDVRPDRGLDLGPVWWGDVPLAWRSPHRADPGPGAGWEERFLGGLVVTCGPENIGPPTATAGQHGSHHLTPATEVRWWREVTPSGVAVHVRGAVGFSTLYGTRLVVEREIVATTGRPRVEVRDVVRNDGDVPVGVPLLYHVNLGAPLLVPGGRLRVEAGRTRLREPLPPGRAALTMPEPSPGAAAVVAEHRDLAVTDGRARAVLTGGAAEVAVDWTAATLPRLCTWAWPARGAWVLGVEPANAPLFGPERDGPHAGAPLLGPGKSWRTGVVVEVLPPGAGPAAAPGRAAPAAGAHPAPRPDPRPDPRPGPRPEEQP
- a CDS encoding class I mannose-6-phosphate isomerase; translated protein: MTRPVPLPAHQPADRFYAGGARIAAFRGPGGDPAPGDHVPEDWVGSTTTLFGEPELGRTRLPDGRLLAEAVAADPAAWLGPEHVARYGADVGLLVKLLDAGERLPVHAHPDVAFAARHLGLAHGKTEAWVALTAAPVHLGFRRDVGAAELREWVDRQDTAGMLDAMHVLDLEPGDAVLVPAGVPHAIGAGAFVVELQEPTDLSVLVEWDGYAIDGATAGHLGLGFDVALAAVDRRGRTAAEVAALRGARAGDEGDLLPDAAPFFRVERLRGGGAWDAGFAVAVVVAGSGALVAADGARTPVSAGSTVLVPWSAGPLRVEPGAVAALEVLRCRPPAADAGQPANRS
- the efeB gene encoding iron uptake transporter deferrochelatase/peroxidase subunit, whose product is MSRRALLGGGLLGGAALGAVAGGVAGYGAGRAAATPAPGTGAAATTYPFTGAHQAGIVTPAQDRLYLAAFDVTTTDRAELVALLQRWTTIAARLTQGLSAGPYGPASGPYDAPPDDTGEAADLPAAGLTITFGFGRSLFVGADAGTDRFGLAAHLPDALVELPHFPGDRLDPARSDGDLVVQACADDPQVAVHAIRNLSRAAFGAATIRWTQLGYGRTSSTSSAQATPRNLFGFKDGTANLKSEEESDVEAHVWVPASATTPATAWMTGGSYLVARRIRMTIETWDRTSLREQEAVVGRTKGEGAPLSGGTEFTEPDFAVTGREGRPLIPVDSHVFLAHPTQNAGVRMLRRGYNFTDGNDSLGRLDAGLFFLAFVTDPRTHYIPMQNRLSRDDGLMEYLQHTASGLYAVPPGLPDGSLVTGSDGTPVTTASSPFVGQDLFAG